From Candidatus Electrothrix rattekaaiensis, one genomic window encodes:
- a CDS encoding DUF2791 family P-loop domain-containing protein produces MKSMEELDQLKPFQARSIIEELRKGSVPADYVPFFTVGRKNWLTFIEDDLANYIAEGGAKVRFLSGDYGDGKTHFMSIIRHLALHNGFGVSFVVLTRETPIHKFEAVYQVITQQLRGRFEGIGIRNLLQQWLDSLTEKEVPSPTQLADMAETLRNLPGMNINFANALAALAHNRFIPLHEGEQQEERDTSQEIILHWFEGGKTTKRELKPFGIFEVVNKSNSKQLLNSLNVFLRHVDHKGLILLLDELETVIAQSASVRNAAYENVRLLIDNSENSEYFHIFFSIIPDVLLSEKGFKSYDALWSRVRTIGQKKQLNYRGVLIDLHRTPLAAKELIELGSCLRRIHEISYRWEATNSVSDKLLKDICKNQEKMGLLSEVRLFIKQLISILDMAEQGEAPVENLDLEQHIVSSQQAMEQEKVEQLQPSWDK; encoded by the coding sequence ATGAAAAGTATGGAGGAGCTGGATCAATTAAAACCCTTCCAGGCCCGCTCTATTATTGAGGAACTGCGCAAAGGTAGCGTGCCAGCTGATTATGTACCGTTTTTCACGGTGGGCCGCAAAAATTGGCTCACCTTTATCGAAGATGATTTGGCCAATTACATCGCTGAGGGCGGGGCCAAGGTCCGCTTTCTCAGCGGCGATTACGGCGACGGCAAAACTCATTTTATGTCGATTATTCGCCACCTCGCCCTGCACAACGGTTTTGGGGTCTCCTTTGTGGTCCTGACCCGGGAAACGCCGATTCATAAGTTTGAGGCGGTTTATCAGGTCATTACCCAACAGCTTCGTGGTCGTTTCGAGGGCATTGGTATTCGTAATCTGTTACAGCAGTGGTTGGATAGTTTGACTGAAAAAGAGGTGCCATCCCCTACACAACTGGCTGATATGGCGGAGACCCTGCGTAATCTGCCGGGCATGAACATCAATTTTGCCAACGCACTCGCCGCATTAGCCCATAATCGTTTTATCCCCTTACACGAGGGTGAGCAGCAGGAAGAGCGGGACACCAGTCAGGAGATCATCCTCCACTGGTTTGAGGGCGGCAAGACGACCAAGCGTGAGTTGAAACCCTTTGGTATTTTTGAGGTGGTCAACAAATCCAATAGCAAGCAGTTGCTCAATTCTCTGAACGTTTTCTTACGACATGTTGACCACAAGGGATTGATTTTGTTGCTTGATGAACTGGAGACCGTCATTGCCCAGTCTGCTTCGGTGCGCAACGCAGCCTATGAAAATGTGCGTTTGCTGATCGATAACTCAGAGAATTCTGAATATTTTCATATATTTTTCTCCATTATTCCCGACGTGCTGCTCTCGGAAAAGGGCTTTAAATCCTATGACGCCTTGTGGAGCAGGGTACGTACCATCGGCCAAAAGAAACAGCTCAACTACCGGGGCGTGTTGATTGATCTGCACCGCACCCCTTTAGCCGCCAAAGAGTTAATAGAGCTGGGGAGCTGTTTACGCCGTATTCACGAGATATCCTATCGCTGGGAAGCTACCAATTCGGTGTCGGACAAGCTGCTCAAGGATATCTGCAAAAATCAGGAAAAGATGGGACTGCTCAGTGAAGTGCGTCTGTTCATCAAACAGCTCATCAGCATTCTCGATATGGCTGAACAGGGCGAAGCGCCGGTTGAAAATCTTGATCTTGAGCAGCACATCGTCTCCAGTCAGCAAGCAATGGAGCAGGAAAAAGTGGAACAACTTCAGCCGAGCTGGGATAAGTAA
- the rsgA gene encoding ribosome small subunit-dependent GTPase A — MARVTAVDRGWYTVRNEVGEVAAQVTGKFLHTTKASSEMPCVGDWVCVHYDAKDTASIHGVLPRKSFLRRKTAGKDSQLQMIAANIDVALIVQSCQYDFNVSRLERYLVMVSEGQVEPVLVLSKTDLVDAAALARYIKEIRAAGINARIIALSHVTGAGLEEIQEPMISGKTYCLLGSSGVGKSTLINRLAGQDTLKTGRVKSSGEGRHTTVRRQLIVLEQGGMIIDTPGMREVGIIAAKEGMDDNFDDIQELAGSCRFNNCSHGNEPDCAVLQAIQAGTLPSARHENYVKLQQEAKLPARPRRKCP, encoded by the coding sequence ATGGCACGAGTAACAGCAGTTGATCGTGGCTGGTATACCGTACGCAATGAGGTTGGGGAAGTAGCAGCGCAGGTAACCGGTAAATTTTTGCACACCACCAAAGCCAGCAGCGAGATGCCTTGCGTTGGTGATTGGGTCTGTGTGCATTATGACGCGAAAGATACCGCAAGCATCCATGGCGTGCTCCCTAGAAAATCTTTCCTACGCCGGAAAACAGCGGGCAAGGATTCCCAGTTGCAGATGATCGCAGCAAATATTGATGTCGCCCTCATTGTCCAGTCGTGCCAATACGATTTTAATGTATCCAGGCTGGAACGCTATTTGGTGATGGTGAGTGAAGGACAGGTTGAACCTGTGCTGGTGCTGTCCAAGACGGATTTGGTTGATGCCGCTGCATTGGCCCGATACATTAAGGAGATCCGGGCGGCAGGAATTAACGCCCGAATTATTGCGCTCAGCCATGTGACCGGTGCTGGTTTGGAAGAAATCCAAGAGCCGATGATCTCGGGAAAAACCTATTGCCTCCTAGGTTCATCCGGGGTTGGCAAGAGCACCCTCATTAACCGACTCGCGGGCCAAGATACCCTGAAAACCGGTAGGGTAAAATCTTCTGGCGAAGGACGGCACACCACTGTCCGGCGGCAACTCATCGTTCTTGAGCAGGGCGGCATGATTATCGACACCCCTGGCATGCGGGAGGTCGGTATTATTGCCGCCAAGGAAGGCATGGACGATAATTTTGATGATATTCAAGAGTTGGCAGGGAGTTGCCGGTTCAATAATTGTAGCCACGGTAATGAACCAGACTGCGCAGTGCTCCAGGCAATACAAGCTGGAACGCTGCCGTCGGCACGGCATGAAAATTACGTAAAACTGCAGCAGGAGGCAAAATTACCTGCTCGCCCCCGCAGAAAGTGCCCATGA
- a CDS encoding methylenetetrahydrofolate reductase, which produces MKLIEKLARKFVITTELGPVKGVLSDESLEKARSYLPLDGINVHDCPMGNLRINPIAMGTLIQNNLNIEAVPHFTCRDRSLLGTQADLLGAHSLGIRNLLVTTGDPPKHGPYLSKAVYDYNTFELIRLIRRMNIGLDLNGKEFGGVTDFTIACTAMPTGGNLRGELERMSKKIAAGADFFQTQVVYDAEKTLAFLTEARKLGKPVLIGVMPLKSVKMAMFMNEHVAGIDVPDEIIARMEDEGASGIEITCDFIEKIIDHTDGIHIMAMGDVQGTNRIIEFVNTLVEK; this is translated from the coding sequence ATGAAGTTGATTGAAAAACTGGCCAGAAAATTTGTTATCACCACTGAACTCGGGCCGGTAAAGGGTGTACTGTCAGACGAGTCCCTGGAAAAAGCCCGATCTTATCTCCCGCTTGACGGGATCAATGTGCATGATTGCCCTATGGGCAATCTGCGTATCAATCCGATTGCTATGGGCACGTTGATTCAAAACAACCTGAATATCGAAGCTGTTCCGCATTTCACCTGTCGAGATCGGAGCCTCCTAGGGACTCAGGCGGACCTGCTTGGTGCTCATTCTTTGGGTATTCGCAACCTGCTGGTGACAACCGGTGATCCTCCCAAACACGGTCCTTACCTGTCTAAGGCGGTTTATGATTACAATACCTTTGAACTTATCCGGCTTATCAGGAGGATGAATATAGGGCTGGATCTTAATGGCAAAGAATTCGGCGGAGTAACAGATTTTACCATCGCATGTACGGCCATGCCGACGGGTGGTAATCTCAGAGGCGAGCTGGAAAGAATGAGTAAAAAAATTGCGGCCGGAGCGGATTTTTTTCAAACCCAGGTCGTCTATGATGCCGAAAAAACTCTAGCCTTTCTGACAGAGGCCCGCAAGCTGGGTAAACCGGTATTAATCGGCGTGATGCCGCTCAAGAGTGTGAAAATGGCGATGTTTATGAATGAACATGTCGCAGGCATTGATGTCCCTGATGAAATTATTGCCCGCATGGAAGATGAGGGCGCAAGCGGGATTGAGATCACCTGTGATTTTATAGAAAAGATCATTGACCATACTGACGGAATTCATATTATGGCGATGGGGGATGTGCAGGGGACAAACCGTATTATTGAGTTTGTTAATACGCTGGTTGAAAAATAG
- a CDS encoding VF530 family protein, whose amino-acid sequence MSEQQPNDPLHNVTLKELVNYLVDCYGWDKLGRWTRIRCFVNNPTVNSSLKFLRKTPWARTKVENLYIVTKRNQQNKPKRG is encoded by the coding sequence ATGAGTGAACAACAGCCTAATGACCCGTTGCACAATGTGACTTTAAAGGAACTCGTTAATTACCTTGTTGATTGTTATGGCTGGGATAAGTTGGGAAGATGGACAAGGATACGATGCTTTGTCAATAATCCCACAGTGAATTCCAGTCTTAAATTCCTCCGAAAGACACCTTGGGCGAGGACAAAAGTTGAAAACTTATACATTGTCACGAAAAGGAATCAACAAAATAAACCCAAAAGGGGTTGA
- the tpx gene encoding thiol peroxidase, translating into MAQVTFQGTPVNTTGDLPTVGQDAPDFILTRTDMNDVSLAEYKGKKLVLNIFPSVDTPVCAASVRRFNNEAGKLENTEVLCISRDLPFAHARFCGAEGLESVISASELRSHDFGNAYGIRIIDSALAGLFARAIVVIDEAGKVCYTQLVPEIADEPDYQKAIDALS; encoded by the coding sequence ATGGCTCAAGTGACATTTCAAGGTACACCGGTCAACACGACAGGAGACCTGCCAACTGTAGGACAAGACGCGCCTGATTTCATCTTAACAAGGACTGACATGAATGACGTTTCATTAGCCGAGTATAAGGGGAAAAAGCTGGTGCTCAATATTTTTCCCAGCGTGGACACCCCGGTATGTGCAGCAAGTGTCCGCCGGTTTAACAATGAAGCAGGCAAACTGGAAAACACTGAAGTGCTCTGCATTTCACGGGATCTGCCGTTTGCCCATGCCCGTTTCTGCGGCGCAGAAGGCCTGGAGAGCGTTATCTCAGCTTCTGAGCTGCGTTCGCACGACTTTGGCAATGCCTACGGCATCCGTATTATTGATAGTGCCTTGGCGGGATTATTTGCCAGAGCGATTGTTGTGATTGATGAAGCAGGAAAGGTATGTTACACGCAACTGGTTCCAGAAATAGCAGACGAGCCCGATTACCAGAAAGCGATTGACGCCTTGTCGTAA
- a CDS encoding DUF4405 domain-containing protein gives MKMITRNWITPITTGAFLLTAVTGILLFFHADTGLNKAVHEWLSWVFLIGAILHLTLNFTPFKKYLTQRKGQVLMGSFVLLLALSFIPIGGEEHHAPPFVPPIKALANTPLVTLAQVAQTSPEQLRKRLASEGLVVNSDQQSISELVGNDFRAQVHLLEELLEEEH, from the coding sequence ATGAAGATGATAACACGCAACTGGATTACCCCGATAACCACAGGAGCCTTCCTGCTGACCGCCGTGACCGGCATCCTTCTCTTTTTTCATGCGGACACCGGACTGAACAAAGCTGTTCACGAATGGTTGAGCTGGGTTTTTCTGATCGGGGCGATATTACATCTTACCCTTAACTTTACCCCCTTTAAGAAATACCTCACGCAGCGGAAGGGACAGGTGCTGATGGGCAGCTTTGTCCTGCTGCTGGCACTCAGTTTTATCCCCATAGGCGGTGAAGAACATCATGCTCCTCCTTTTGTGCCGCCGATCAAGGCGTTAGCCAATACGCCGCTGGTCACCCTGGCGCAGGTTGCCCAAACCAGCCCGGAACAGCTGCGTAAGCGACTGGCCAGTGAAGGTCTGGTTGTCAATTCCGATCAGCAGAGCATCAGCGAGCTGGTCGGCAATGATTTCCGGGCCCAGGTTCACCTCTTGGAGGAACTCCTCGAAGAGGAGCATTAA
- a CDS encoding DUF4405 domain-containing protein, giving the protein MKMTRDWITPLTTGAFLLTAVTGVLLFFHAATGLNKAVHEWLSWVFLAGAVLHLALNFAPFKKYLTQRRAQVLMGSFVLLLALSFVPMGEEGHHDSPFVPPIKALAKAPLTTLAQVARTSPEQLRERLASEGLVVNSDQQSISELIGDDFRAQVHLLEELLEEEH; this is encoded by the coding sequence ATGAAGATGACTCGTGATTGGATCACCCCCCTAACCACCGGAGCCTTCCTGCTGACCGCCGTGACCGGCGTTCTCCTTTTTTTTCATGCGGCCACTGGCCTGAACAAGGCTGTTCACGAATGGCTGAGCTGGGTTTTCCTTGCCGGTGCGGTACTCCATCTTGCGCTGAACTTTGCCCCCTTTAAGAAGTACCTCACCCAGCGCAGGGCGCAGGTGCTGATGGGCAGCTTTGTCCTGCTGCTGGCACTTAGTTTTGTCCCGATGGGCGAAGAAGGCCACCATGACTCCCCTTTTGTGCCGCCGATCAAGGCCTTGGCCAAGGCACCGCTGACCACCCTAGCGCAGGTTGCCCGAACCAGCCCGGAACAGCTGCGTGAGCGACTGGCCAGCGAAGGACTGGTTGTCAATTCTGATCAGCAGAGCATCAGCGAACTGATCGGCGATGATTTCCGCGCCCAGGTCCATCTCTTAGAGGAACTTCTCGAAGAGGAACATTAA
- a CDS encoding Spy/CpxP family protein refolding chaperone, with translation MKRSLNKKIVTAVLAGLLTVSLLPMTANACRRGGQGGGQGSGCAMKGGQNGKQFGGALGVWKNAQAIKDLGLSAEQVGKLKEADFAAREKQQALRAELGSLRLKMEHAFAADKVDEDAARILSKEMATVKGKMIEQRTETRLTLRSLLTPEQHDKLRTLRQNRRSGGQGNGMNKPCMMNGQGGGGQGMKKGMGRM, from the coding sequence ATGAAAAGAAGTCTCAACAAGAAAATCGTTACTGCTGTACTGGCCGGTCTGCTCACAGTTTCCCTTCTGCCCATGACGGCAAATGCCTGTCGCAGAGGAGGGCAGGGCGGTGGACAGGGCAGTGGCTGTGCTATGAAAGGCGGACAAAACGGCAAGCAGTTCGGCGGTGCTTTGGGTGTTTGGAAAAACGCCCAGGCAATAAAGGATCTGGGACTGAGCGCTGAACAGGTCGGCAAGCTGAAAGAAGCTGATTTTGCGGCCCGTGAAAAACAACAGGCCCTGCGGGCGGAGCTGGGCAGTCTGCGGCTGAAGATGGAACATGCCTTTGCAGCGGACAAGGTGGATGAAGATGCGGCACGGATCTTATCCAAGGAAATGGCAACCGTCAAAGGCAAGATGATTGAGCAGCGCACGGAAACCCGTCTGACCCTTCGCAGCCTGCTGACCCCGGAGCAGCATGACAAACTGCGCACCCTGCGTCAGAACCGACGCAGCGGCGGTCAAGGCAACGGCATGAACAAACCCTGCATGATGAACGGTCAGGGTGGAGGAGGCCAAGGCATGAAAAAAGGCATGGGAAGAATGTAA
- a CDS encoding EF-hand domain-containing protein, which translates to MKGWKITTVVALSIAMFAGYSFAQGQGRGMRCPQRFAELDTNKDGKVTLTEFMAVSHPRGDDQARAMFIAKDTNKDGVLTSREFCPGI; encoded by the coding sequence ATGAAAGGATGGAAAATTACAACTGTCGTTGCATTGAGCATAGCCATGTTTGCAGGATACAGCTTTGCGCAAGGACAAGGAAGAGGCATGCGATGCCCACAGCGTTTTGCAGAGTTGGATACCAATAAGGACGGGAAAGTAACGCTTACGGAATTTATGGCAGTCTCTCATCCGAGGGGAGATGATCAGGCTAGGGCCATGTTCATAGCAAAAGATACCAATAAAGATGGCGTGTTAACCTCAAGGGAATTTTGTCCGGGCATCTGA
- a CDS encoding GNVR domain-containing protein, protein MISAFFISLKKYAVGMTAVFFLIALLVTVTSLCRSSRRSPMFQAGARINIPEITKEKSTGQQSDKAGPGTLPPNSAGQDNTKGVTLQTAVEILQGNVLAEQVVTAIGIIKIFPDLDQETLSEDNVLSHALAAFQQQLKVTPIKDTRIIQMTFQHPNAAMSVQVIETLLQLFRKEAEKLLPSQEAWKNETIRLANQQMRQAVQPLSIMLQQKNRFLLAAENQETITAQYDKIKTQLSTEQENLHEQLNRLNTLEEQYAAVLKPENQDNQTEQTEQAEQVDDQSDEQTKKEQFEEERKDLLRLKIYEQDLREKYGKGGSGDRLIANVRLQITSLENKLSAEAGIPAAARKELEETTDQLVLAQISCRRQQEKTDLLQRQAGQLKNTLDQLVQQEGAPAELRQQAETAQKRYATLVEQLEAEQKSSRVSQGSEQFQIIQQPAIPSEPIKPKKASALLLALLSGLIGSLLYGTIRTLRN, encoded by the coding sequence ATGATATCTGCTTTTTTCATCTCTCTCAAAAAATATGCTGTCGGGATGACGGCTGTCTTTTTTCTTATCGCATTACTTGTCACAGTCACTTCTTTATGTCGTTCTTCTCGTCGTTCGCCTATGTTTCAAGCAGGTGCGCGTATCAATATACCTGAAATAACAAAGGAGAAAAGCACAGGGCAACAATCCGACAAGGCCGGGCCGGGCACTCTCCCTCCGAACTCAGCCGGGCAGGACAATACAAAAGGCGTAACTTTGCAAACAGCCGTTGAAATACTGCAAGGTAATGTGCTGGCGGAACAGGTTGTGACGGCCATAGGGATAATAAAGATTTTTCCTGATCTTGATCAGGAGACCCTGAGTGAGGATAATGTTCTCTCTCATGCCCTTGCCGCCTTTCAGCAGCAGCTGAAAGTCACGCCGATTAAGGATACCCGCATCATACAGATGACTTTTCAACATCCGAATGCGGCGATGTCTGTTCAGGTTATTGAGACCCTGCTCCAACTCTTCCGTAAGGAAGCCGAAAAACTCCTGCCCTCCCAGGAAGCATGGAAAAATGAAACGATTCGTTTGGCAAACCAACAAATGCGCCAGGCCGTACAGCCCCTGTCCATTATGCTCCAGCAAAAAAACCGGTTTCTTCTTGCGGCAGAAAATCAGGAAACAATCACGGCGCAATATGACAAAATAAAAACACAGCTCTCTACGGAGCAGGAAAACCTGCATGAGCAGCTGAACCGGCTGAACACGCTGGAAGAGCAGTACGCCGCCGTTCTCAAGCCTGAGAATCAGGATAATCAAACTGAGCAAACCGAGCAAGCTGAACAGGTTGATGATCAGAGCGATGAACAGACAAAAAAGGAACAATTCGAGGAGGAAAGAAAAGATCTTCTTCGTTTGAAAATCTATGAACAGGATCTTAGGGAGAAATACGGAAAAGGAGGCAGCGGAGATCGACTCATCGCTAATGTTCGTCTCCAGATCACCTCGTTGGAAAACAAGCTCTCTGCGGAAGCCGGGATTCCGGCAGCAGCCCGGAAAGAACTGGAAGAAACAACGGACCAGCTTGTTCTTGCCCAAATATCCTGTCGCAGGCAACAGGAAAAAACAGATCTTCTGCAACGTCAGGCCGGGCAGCTGAAAAACACCTTAGATCAGCTTGTGCAACAGGAAGGGGCACCCGCCGAACTCCGCCAGCAGGCTGAAACAGCTCAAAAGCGATATGCAACCCTGGTTGAACAGCTTGAGGCGGAACAAAAATCCAGCCGAGTCAGCCAAGGTTCCGAGCAGTTCCAAATTATTCAACAGCCTGCGATACCGTCTGAACCGATCAAACCGAAAAAAGCATCCGCTCTTCTGCTGGCTCTTCTTTCCGGCCTGATCGGTAGCCTCTTGTACGGGACAATCCGAACGCTGAGGAACTGA
- a CDS encoding SLC13 family permease, with protein sequence MSPDNNKISLRFIFVLLSLVGAVALLKFSPYCASIPAKAGVLALLTLVFWATALIPEHLTALLFFLLAMVFSLAGPEVIFAGFGSAAIWLIFGGLVIGIAISSTGLGARIARYAAVWLHGSYLKIISGLVAAGLLFSFLMPSAMGRVVLLTPIALSLADHFGFKEGSKGRTGVLLAIILGTYIPAFGILPANVPNMVLVGMAETQYNLSILYGTYLFLHFPLLSLVKAVLIIALILFFFPDQPKELPEQKEQATVKFSQNELILSLVLAGMLGLWITDFLHHVSPAWVALGGALILLMPGVDIVGKKAFNQKINWGAIIFVAGILGVGGMINHTGLGRTVAAGITGLLPLGEHQNFINYMSISLASAFTGMLTTLPAVPAVLTPLSDSLAQTTGLPVRTLLMMQVVGFSTIMLPYQAPPIVVGMQLSGEKLMDAAKICLSLALITGFILLPLNFFWWKLLDWL encoded by the coding sequence ATGTCTCCTGATAATAACAAGATTTCTCTCCGATTTATTTTTGTCCTCCTTTCTCTTGTCGGAGCTGTCGCGCTACTGAAGTTTTCTCCGTATTGCGCATCAATACCGGCCAAAGCCGGTGTTCTTGCTCTGCTTACCCTTGTTTTCTGGGCAACAGCATTGATCCCGGAACACCTTACGGCCCTGCTTTTCTTTCTGCTGGCGATGGTCTTCTCTCTTGCCGGTCCCGAAGTTATTTTTGCAGGCTTCGGCTCAGCAGCGATTTGGCTGATCTTTGGGGGCTTGGTCATCGGCATAGCCATCTCGTCAACCGGGTTGGGGGCCAGGATCGCACGCTACGCAGCGGTCTGGCTGCACGGCAGTTACCTGAAAATCATCAGCGGCCTTGTTGCAGCAGGTCTGCTGTTCAGCTTTCTTATGCCTTCGGCTATGGGCAGGGTTGTCCTGCTGACACCCATTGCCCTGTCTCTTGCTGATCATTTCGGCTTCAAGGAAGGTTCCAAGGGCAGAACCGGCGTGCTGCTGGCTATTATTTTGGGAACCTATATTCCCGCCTTCGGTATCCTGCCCGCCAATGTGCCCAATATGGTTCTCGTCGGTATGGCGGAAACTCAGTACAATCTTTCTATTCTCTACGGAACCTATCTCTTTCTTCATTTTCCTCTGCTGAGTCTTGTCAAAGCGGTGCTGATTATTGCACTTATTCTCTTTTTTTTTCCAGATCAGCCAAAGGAATTACCTGAGCAGAAAGAACAGGCAACAGTAAAATTTTCCCAGAACGAATTAATTCTGTCCCTTGTCCTGGCAGGAATGCTCGGACTTTGGATAACGGATTTCCTCCATCATGTCTCTCCGGCCTGGGTTGCTCTGGGAGGTGCTCTTATTCTTCTCATGCCCGGAGTGGATATTGTCGGCAAGAAGGCGTTTAACCAAAAGATCAACTGGGGAGCCATCATCTTTGTTGCCGGTATTCTGGGCGTAGGCGGTATGATCAACCATACCGGTTTAGGCCGTACTGTCGCAGCCGGAATAACAGGTCTGCTGCCCTTGGGTGAGCACCAAAATTTTATCAATTATATGTCGATCAGTCTTGCTTCGGCATTCACAGGGATGTTGACTACGCTTCCGGCAGTGCCAGCAGTCCTGACCCCGCTTTCCGACAGTCTGGCGCAGACAACCGGTTTACCTGTCCGTACCCTGCTCATGATGCAGGTCGTGGGTTTTTCGACCATCATGCTTCCTTATCAAGCTCCGCCCATTGTTGTGGGCATGCAGCTCTCAGGAGAGAAACTCATGGATGCGGCAAAAATATGTTTGTCATTGGCCCTGATAACTGGTTTTATCCTTCTGCCACTGAATTTTTTCTGGTGGAAACTGCTGGACTGGCTGTAG
- a CDS encoding glycine betaine ABC transporter substrate-binding protein encodes MRRKTALLFSASLCLLLTFTSTSHSCVGRILNLTVNESPEQQIIAHIMATYITERTGTTVNIVNSSEDSGTQCPSDICINYVNTGLSGMSSDDQGSDDQENYSLVKEYYIENENLVWLKPFGYKGPVLQQNASLAVPVANRESLAKFPVLDRVINKLGDLIDDSSLEQLLLQQTESGDAKSVAKDFLKTKNLI; translated from the coding sequence ATGCGAAGAAAAACTGCACTACTGTTCTCAGCATCTTTATGCCTGCTGCTGACCTTCACTTCGACAAGCCATAGCTGTGTTGGCCGTATTCTAAATCTGACCGTTAACGAGTCCCCGGAACAGCAGATTATCGCCCATATCATGGCGACCTATATCACAGAACGGACAGGGACCACCGTGAATATCGTAAATAGCTCAGAGGACAGCGGCACACAATGTCCCAGCGATATCTGTATTAACTATGTGAACACGGGGCTCTCCGGTATGAGCAGCGATGATCAGGGAAGCGATGATCAAGAAAATTACAGCTTGGTGAAGGAATACTATATTGAAAACGAGAACCTAGTTTGGCTGAAGCCCTTTGGTTATAAGGGACCGGTTCTGCAACAGAATGCCTCCTTGGCCGTGCCGGTTGCCAATCGGGAATCTCTGGCCAAATTCCCTGTCCTTGACCGCGTCATCAATAAACTGGGCGACCTGATTGATGACTCCTCTTTGGAACAGCTTCTTCTTCAGCAGACGGAGAGCGGAGATGCCAAAAGTGTTGCCAAAGATTTTCTTAAGACCAAGAACTTGATCTGA
- a CDS encoding tetratricopeptide repeat protein, which translates to MQKLFFTLLVLLVTASSAAAHGGISKLPDSVQIMQYKMLLYMDADDIATRNSLAMAYFRNNELTEAAQQLEEVLQLDSNNFNALDGMGIVLLGQKKGAEAVKYLERALALNDKDMMAYVHLSLAHKQLNQPDLAKQALETAEKLAATPEAAVEIQKEIELISKS; encoded by the coding sequence ATGCAAAAACTGTTCTTTACCCTGCTTGTCCTTCTCGTTACAGCTAGTTCTGCTGCTGCACATGGAGGAATTTCCAAGCTTCCAGATTCGGTCCAGATTATGCAGTATAAAATGCTGCTCTATATGGATGCAGACGACATTGCCACTCGAAATAGCTTGGCTATGGCCTATTTTCGAAACAACGAGCTGACCGAAGCAGCACAGCAGCTTGAGGAGGTTCTTCAGCTTGATAGCAATAATTTCAACGCCCTTGACGGCATGGGCATCGTCCTGCTTGGGCAAAAAAAAGGGGCTGAAGCGGTCAAATACCTAGAGCGGGCTTTAGCACTGAATGATAAGGATATGATGGCGTATGTTCATCTTTCCTTGGCTCACAAGCAGCTCAACCAACCTGATCTTGCCAAACAGGCATTGGAAACCGCAGAAAAACTCGCCGCAACCCCGGAGGCTGCCGTCGAGATTCAGAAGGAAATCGAACTGATCAGTAAATCCTGA